A segment of the Synechococcus sp. CBW1002 genome:
CGGGGCTGAGCTTGCCGGTGGCGATGTAGTCAAGGAAGAAGAGAGGTTCGGCGCCGCTGGTGATCACGTCGTTGACGCACATGGCCACCAGGTCGATGCCGACGGCGTGATGGCGACCGTGGGCCTGGGCCAGCTCCAGCTTGGTGCCTACCCCATCGGTTCCTGATACGAGCAGGGGGCGCTTGAGGCCTTCGGGCAGGCGGCAGAGCCCGCCGAAGCCGCCCAGACCACCCACCACCTCCGGGCGGCGGGTGGATTCAACGCTGCTGCGGATGCGATCAACGAAGGCTCGCCCCGCCACCACATCCACTCCTGCCGTGCGGTAATCCATTCAGGGTGTCTCCAGGCGTCGCTCGTCTTCCACCGATCCTGCCGCTTCTCGCTCCCCGACCCTCGACTTGCCGCCGTCCAGCGATCCGTTACGCACGAATTCGGTGGTCGATTCTCGAATCGGCACAAGTTTTAATCAGCGCAGCTTATGTAAGTGATTGACCTTGCTGATGGGCCGAGGCTGGCGTGGGGCGGGCGAAGCCTGTAGGTGTCAAGAATCTGGGGAATGATGACAGTTCCTGATCGCCAATCGGTTGTCCACGGATAACCAATTGGCTGGTCCAGTGCGGTTAAGTTCTGCTCGTCGTCATTTCCCGATAGGAACTCCGCCGACGGCTTCTGCCTCTACCTCTTCCGCAATTGAGGCTTGAAGTCATCGTCAACTGGTCATCTGATCCTTGGATGTCAGTTGCTTTGGGCGGCGAGTTTCGCCTGTCATGCGAGCAACATTTTCTCTCGGTGTTCTCACCGCCCTAATTTTTGGTGCCGGTTCTGTCTTCCCTGCCATAGCGGAAGTCGGCCGAACAACTCCACTGACCTTGAGCGGCGCCCTGGATGGCCTTTCCATCGACGTGGCTCCAGCCAAGGGGACTTCGGATCTGGCGTTGGCTGCTTCCTCTGCTCCGAGTTCAGCCGTTGCCATTCGTCAGGTTGAAGATTCCTCGGCTCCCGCCAAGCCGTCGCTGATGCAGCAGGCGCCGATCGCCCCACTGGCATCGGCTTCGGTTCGTCTTCCCGAAGTGGCACAGGTGATCACCGGTCAGGCCAGCTGGTATGGGCCCGGTTTCTTCGGCAACCGCACCGCCAATGGTGAGGTGTTCCGGCCCGGTACCCGTACAGCAGCTCACCGCACTCTCCCCTTTGGCACCAAGGTGCGGGTCACCAATCTCCGTAATGGGAGGTCGTCGGTGGTCCGCATCAACGACCGGGGTCCGTTCCACGGAAACCGTGTGATCGATCTGGCCCATGGTGCCGCTCAGGATCTCGGTCTGGTCTCCAGCGGTGTTGCTCAGGTGAAGCTCGAAGTCCTGCGCTGAGCCCGACCCGGCCTCAGCCCTTGGCCCATCCGTCAACCTGGCGGATGGGCTTTTGCTGTCAATCCTGTGTCTCGCCTGCCCTTTCCCCTGCTCACGTCGCGCACGGAGCTGAGCCGCTGGTGCACCGAGATCCGCGCCTCCGGCCGCCCACTCCATGTGGTGCCCACCATGGGCGCGCTGCATCGGGGCCATCAGGAACTGATCCGTCGGGCGGCTCGGGGGGGGGGCTCCGGTTCACCGGCCGTGCTGGTGAGTGTGTTCGTCAACCCGCTGCAGTTCGGAGCCGGTGAGGATTTCGAACGCTATCCGCGGGATCTGACAGCCGATGCAGGCCTGGCGGCGGCGGCGGGCGCTGACGCCCTGTTCGCTCCGAATGCGGAGGAGATCTATCCGGGCGGTGCAGCCGCCCTCACCCGCATCCAGCCACCGGCCCAGCTGCAGGCCTCGCTCTGTGGTCGCCAGCGCCCCGGTCACTTCGAGGGTGTGGCCACCGTGGTGGCCCGGTTGCTGGCGCTGGTGCGTCCTGATCGTCTCCTGCTGGGGGAGAAGGACTGGCAGCAGCTGGTGATTCTGCGGCGTGTGGTGGCGGATCTGGCCCTGCCGGTGACCGTGCAGGGCTGCGGCACTGTTCGGGAACCTGATGGGCTGGCCTGCAGCTCCCGCAATCGCTACCTCAGCCCGGTGGAGCGGCAGCGGGCGGCGATGCTGCCTGTTGCCCTGGCCCGGGCGGGGGAGCTTTATCGCTCTGGAGAGCGGCAGGCCGCTCCATTGCTGGAGGCTGTTCGCGCGCCGTTGGAGGCGGTGGGTTTGACAGTGGAGTATGGGGAGCTGGTGGAGCCCCATGG
Coding sequences within it:
- a CDS encoding septal ring lytic transglycosylase RlpA family protein, producing MRATFSLGVLTALIFGAGSVFPAIAEVGRTTPLTLSGALDGLSIDVAPAKGTSDLALAASSAPSSAVAIRQVEDSSAPAKPSLMQQAPIAPLASASVRLPEVAQVITGQASWYGPGFFGNRTANGEVFRPGTRTAAHRTLPFGTKVRVTNLRNGRSSVVRINDRGPFHGNRVIDLAHGAAQDLGLVSSGVAQVKLEVLR